The Granulicella sp. 5B5 nucleotide sequence GCTGCTCTTCGGGCAGGAACGCCAGCACCGCTTCCATCAGCGAGCTTTTGCCCGCTGCGGAGGACGACTGCACGATCACGGCTAGCGGCGCATCCAAGTGACGGGAGACGACGCCGAGATAGCCGACGAGCTTGTTTGTTTCCTCGCCCACCACACCGCACCGGGCGAAGTCCTCGACGATGCGCTCTAGCAACCGTGGGTCGCATAGCAGCTCCATCGCTGCGGCCCGGTCCTCGTCGCTGATGGTCACGGCATCTTCTTTTGGAGCGAGGGCCTGTTTGATCTGCTCGTCCTGCAGCTCCTCCAGCTTCAACAGCAACCGGCCAAGGTCGCGGCGGATGACTTCTTCTTTGATACCCAGTTCCTCCGCTGCCTGTTTCATGTACACCCCGCGCTGCCGCGCGGAGTACAGGTCGAGCGTGTCGACGTGGAAGGCCGACTCGCCGCGCGGCGTATGGCCGGAGACAAGCACGTTCACCTTCAACAGCTCGTAGCTCATGTTTTTATTCAGGCCGCGCACGCGATAGCGGCGGTCGCCCTGCGTGAGGAAGATGTCTTCGCCGCGCACCTCCACCGGCACGTCGATGGTCGGTGCGGGCGCTGCCGCTGGCTCCATCGCCGCAACCGGCTCCGGCATGGCGGCTAAGAGAGGAACATCCTTTTTGATTTCGATGGGGGATGCTGCGGGGGCTGGCTCTGGTTCTTCTTCGACGGGTTCGACGGCGGCTTCGACCTGGCTCTCGATCTCGGCCAGTATGGATTCTTCTTCGATGATTTCTTCTTTAGCCGCTGCTTCGATCACTGCTGGCTCAGGCTCGATGATGGGTTCCGGCTCTGGCTCCGGCTGGATGTCCATCTCGATCACGCGCGGCTTCGCATCGCCCATCGCCCGTTTGCCCTTGCCCAGCCACTCAGCCTTATTGAGCAACACGCCGAAGCTCTTCGCTGCTGGCTGCACTTTGAGCGAGTATTCGTTCGCATCCATGCCCTTCGGGAACATCACACGGAAGCACTCGATACCCATCTGCATCAGCTCCACCGCAAGCGCGGCGGCGGCTTTGTCGCCCGCTTCGTCGCGGTCGTAGGCGATGTACACGCGCTCCGTGCCATGCTTCTCGAAGGCCGCACGATGATCGGCTGTGAAGCCGTTTACGCCGTAGCTGGCCGTCACGTTGCGGAAGCCCGCACTCCAGAAGCTCAGCGCGTCGATGAGCGATTCGCACAGGATGATTTCTTTCGAGACGGCCACGGCCTCTTCGTTCCACACGCCCGCATGAGCGCCGGGAAGATACAGATGGTCGGGCGTTCCCTCGCGGAGATTCGCCGTGATCTTCCGCCCATACATCTCGACCACTTCACCGGAGCGATTGAACACCGGGATCACGATGGAGCCGTTGAAGTGCTCATGGCCGCTCTCCCGCAACACGCCCAGCGTTTGCAACCGGCCACGCATCTCCGCACCGGCGGCGCGGTTCTTCGCCGGTAGTCTGTACCCCAGCGTCCGGTTGGCGAAGCCCAGTCGGAACCGGTCGATCATCTCCGACGATGTGAGGCCGCGCGATTGCAGGTACTTCATCGCCTCCGGCGACTGCTTTAGCGTCTCGTTGTAGTAGTCCGTAACCTGTTTCAGCAGCAGCCGGTCGTCCGCCTCACGCGCGACTGGCGGCGGCAGCTTCCGCACCGTGCCCACCTTCACCGGCTGGATCGGCGTGGCCGACAGATGGTCGGCCCGCAACAGCTCGACCGCATGACGGAAGCTGATGCCATCGGCCCGCATCACCCAGTCGATGGCCGTCCCGCCCGCGTTGCAGGCTCCCATGCAGTGCCACAGGTTCTTTTTCGGAGTGATGATAAGCGACGGCGTTTTGTCGTCGTGGAACGGGCAGAGGCCGTGCAGGTCGGCCCCCAGCCGACGCAGTTTGATCCCTCGCGCCTCCGCAAGCCGCTGGACAGAGACTTCTCTCTTGAGCCGCTCGACCTCATCCTCCGGGATTCTTGCCATTTTTCAGCCCTCCGTCTAAAACCGTGTCAAGACCTTTTGGTATTTTTCTTA carries:
- a CDS encoding CHC2 zinc finger domain-containing protein; the protein is MARIPEDEVERLKREVSVQRLAEARGIKLRRLGADLHGLCPFHDDKTPSLIITPKKNLWHCMGACNAGGTAIDWVMRADGISFRHAVELLRADHLSATPIQPVKVGTVRKLPPPVAREADDRLLLKQVTDYYNETLKQSPEAMKYLQSRGLTSSEMIDRFRLGFANRTLGYRLPAKNRAAGAEMRGRLQTLGVLRESGHEHFNGSIVIPVFNRSGEVVEMYGRKITANLREGTPDHLYLPGAHAGVWNEEAVAVSKEIILCESLIDALSFWSAGFRNVTASYGVNGFTADHRAAFEKHGTERVYIAYDRDEAGDKAAAALAVELMQMGIECFRVMFPKGMDANEYSLKVQPAAKSFGVLLNKAEWLGKGKRAMGDAKPRVIEMDIQPEPEPEPIIEPEPAVIEAAAKEEIIEEESILAEIESQVEAAVEPVEEEPEPAPAASPIEIKKDVPLLAAMPEPVAAMEPAAAPAPTIDVPVEVRGEDIFLTQGDRRYRVRGLNKNMSYELLKVNVLVSGHTPRGESAFHVDTLDLYSARQRGVYMKQAAEELGIKEEVIRRDLGRLLLKLEELQDEQIKQALAPKEDAVTISDEDRAAAMELLCDPRLLERIVEDFARCGVVGEETNKLVGYLGVVSRHLDAPLAVIVQSSSAAGKSSLMEAVLAFLPEEQRVQYSAMTGQSLFYMGETDLKHKVLAIVEEEGAHSASYALKLLQSEGVLTIASTGKDPATGRLLTHQYRVEGPVMIFLTTTAIHLDEELLNRCLVLSVNEEREQTQAIHRVQREAQTLEGLLKRRDRDAILAVHRNAQRLLKPVFVANPYARELTFQDAQTRTRRDHMKYLTLIRTIALLHQHQRPRKMVEHRGRAVEYIEVTLTDIATANKLAHEVLGRSLDELPPQTRRLLLAIDTMVAAECDRQKMERSDYRFSRRDVRAYTGWGDTQLKVHLHRLEEMEYLLIHRGGRGQSMVYELMFARPSDGGRPVLGGLIDVDALSKYRYDEKKSGPAGQSSGSSRPQVGGVSGAVKVASPPASMRVPEEIEFGIAESTYTGAQRNGHYALAMQGVK